The following proteins are encoded in a genomic region of Gossypium hirsutum isolate 1008001.06 chromosome D05, Gossypium_hirsutum_v2.1, whole genome shotgun sequence:
- the LOC107907145 gene encoding cytidine deaminase 1, with product MDRPRFVIESAEAEQMAKQSGQTVLQLLPSLVKSAQTLARPPISNYHVGAVGMGPSGRIFFGVNLEFPGLPLNQSVHAEQFLITNLSLNAEPRLRYLAVSAAPCGHCRQFLQELRGASDVKILITSSEDEKENKINNNCNDKDQEFTPLSHFLPHRFGPDDLLEKDVPLLLEPHRNGLSFCNDLCNGKINGVDDLKHAAVDAANMSHAPYSGCPSGMALLDVEGKIYKGSYMESAAYNPSLPPAQAALVAYVAGGGGGGYERIVGAVLVEKADAVIKQEHTSRLLLQCISPKCEFKVFHCTKTC from the coding sequence ATGGATCGACCCAGATTCGTGATCGAGTCCGCCGAAGCCGAACAAATGGCCAAACAATCGGGCCAAACCGTGCTCCAACTCCTCCCGTCGTTGGTCAAATCCGCCCAGACCTTGGCTCGCCCGCCAATCTCGAACTACCACGTCGGAGCAGTCGGAATGGGACCCTCTGGTCGGATCTTTTTCGGGGTCAATCTTGAATTCCCGGGTCTCCCCCTCAACCAGTCCGTCCACGCCGAGCAATTCCTCATCACCAACCTTTCCCTCAATGCGGAACCACGTCTTAGATACCTGGCTGTTTCCGCCGCCCCTTGCGGCCATTGCCGCCAATTCCTCCAAGAGCTCCGTGGCGCCTCCGATGTCAAGATCCTCATAACTTCGTCCGAGGacgaaaaagaaaacaaaataaacaataattGTAATGATAAAGACCAAGAATTTACTCCGTTGTCCCATTTCTTACCTCACAGGTTCGGCCCAGACGATTTGCTAGAAAAAGACGTTCCTCTTCTCCTCGAGCCTCATCGAAACGGCTTGTCCTTTTGCAACGATTTATGCAACGGCAAAATCAACGGTGTCGATGATTTAAAACATGCGGCTGTTGATGCGGCCAATATGTCACACGCGCCTTACAGCGGCTGTCCATCTGGGATGGCGTTGCTGGATGTTGAAGGGAAGATATACAAAGGGTCTTACATGGAATCAGCAGCTTATAATCCGAGTTTGCCACCGGCTCAGGCGGCGCTCGTCGCTTACGTGGCTGGCGGTGGCGGAGGCGGGTACGAGAGGATTGTTGGGGCGGTTCTTGTGGAGAAAGCGGATGCTGTTATTAAACAAGAACATACTTCAAGGCTGCTTTTGCAGTGCATTTCGCCAAAGTGTGAGTTCAAAGTGTTCCATTGTACAAAAACTTGTTAA
- the LOC107907146 gene encoding thioredoxin-like 2-1, chloroplastic, which yields MADAIRLSASSFHCSSFLTSSYASTTLNSPQAAFSLSPKFNFDRKICNLSSFAGVSPLPLTSTKHLLSFKVHATMTETSKPKWWEKNAGPNMIDIHSTQEFTTALNEAGDRLVIVEFYGTWCASCRALFPKLCKTAQEHPEILFLKVDFDENKAMCKSLNVKVLPYFHFYRGAHGQLESFSCSLVKFKKLKDAIEMHRQP from the exons ATGGCAGATGCTATTAGATTGTCGGCGTCCTCGTTTCATTGTTCATCGTTTCTCACTTCCTCCTATGCATCCACCACCTTGAACTCTCCACAAGCGGCTTTTTCTCTTTCACCCAAATTTAATTTTGATAGGAAAATCTGTAATCTTTCTTCTTTTGCCGGCGTTTCTCCTCTTCCTTTGACTTCCACTAAGCATTTGCTGTCTTTCAAG GTGCATGCAACTATGACTGAAACAAGCAAACCCAAATGGTGGGAGAAAAATGCAGGGCCGAATATGATTGACATTCACTCTACTCAAGAATTTACGACTGCCTTAAATGAAGCTGGAGATAGATTAGTTATTGTTGAGTTTTATGGAACTTGGTGTGCTTCTTGCAGAGCTTTATTTCCCAAG CTCTGCAAAACTGCCCAAGAACACCCTGAAATTTTGTTCCTCAAAGTCGATTTTGATGAGAATAAGGCTATGTGTAAAAGTTTGAATGTTAAGGTGCTTCCTTATTTCCATTTCTACCGTGGGGCGCATGGACAACTCGAATCATTTTCGTGTTCGCTTGTCAAG TTTAAAAAACTTAAGGATGCTATTGAAATGCACAGACAACCGTGA
- the LOC107907144 gene encoding ectonucleotide pyrophosphatase/phosphodiesterase family member 1 isoform X2, whose translation MGLIPVFPSLTFPNHYSIVTGLYPAHHGIINNHFLDPKTGEFFHMASHEPKWWLGEPLWETVVNHGLKAATYFWPGSEVKMGSWDCPEELCMKYNASVAFEDRVDTVLSYFDLPSSEIPVFMTLYFEDPDHQGHHVGPDDPEITEAVARIDRMIGRLIDGLEKRGIFEDVTIIMVGDHGMVGTCDKKLIFLDDLAPWIEIPAEWVWSYSPLLAIHPPPGQSASDVVAKMNEGLESGKIENGKYLKVYLKEELPSRLHYAASDRIPPIIGLIEESFKVEQKRSKRKECGGSHGYDNAIFSMRSIFIGHGPQFGRGKKVPSFENVEIYNLVTSILSLHGAPNNGSSAFPVSILLPRQ comes from the coding sequence ATGGGTTTGATTCCTGTTTTCCCTTCTCTTACTTTTCCTAATCATTACTCCATTGTTACTGGTCTTTATCCTGCACATCATGGTATTATAAATAACCATTTTTTGGATCCCAAAACTGGTGAGTTTTTCCATATGGCTAGTCATGAACCCAAGTGGTGGTTAGGTGAGCCACTTTGGGAGACTGTGGTCAATCACGGATTAAAGGCTGCTACCTATTTTTGGCCTGGAAGCGAGGTGAAAATGGGCTCTTGGGATTGTCCTGAAGAGTTGTGTATGAAATATAATGCTTCTGTTGCTTTTGAGGATAGAGTGGATACTGTTTTAAGTTATTTTGACTTGCCTAGTAGTGAGATCCCTGTGTTCATGACATTGTATTTTGAGGATCCTGATCATCAAGGTCACCATGTTGGACCTGATGATCCCGAGATCACAGAGGCTGTTGCTAGAATCGATAGAATGATTGGGAGGTTGATTGATGGTTTGGAGAAAAGAGGGATTTTTGAGGATGTTACTATAATTATGGTTGGAGACCATGGAATGGTTGGTACATGTGATAAAAAGCTGATTTTCCTTGATGATTTGGCACCTTGGATCGAAATTCCGGCTGAATGGGTTTGGTCTTATAGTCCGTTGCTCGCTATTCATCCACCTCCGGGTCAATCAGCATCGGATGTTGTAGCAAAGATGAATGAAGGACTGGAATCTGGGAAGATTGAGAATGGCAAGTATTTGAAGGTTTACCTTAAGGAAGAGCTACCTAGTCGGCTACATTATGCCGCAAGTGACCGAATTCCTCCCATAATCGGGCTGATCGAGGAGAGCTTTAAGGTGGAACAGAAAAGGAGTAAGCGAAAAGAGTGTGGAGGATCACATGGATATGACAACGCAATTTTCTCCATGAGGAGCATTTTTATTGGTCATGGTCCTCAATTTGGCAGGGGGAAGAAAGTGCCGTCTTTTGAGAATGTTGAGATATATAACTTGGTAACTTCAATTCTCAGTCTACATGGTGCTCCCAACAATGGGTCTTCAGCATTTCCTGTATCTATTCTTTTACCTAGACAGTAA
- the LOC107907144 gene encoding ectonucleotide pyrophosphatase/phosphodiesterase family member 3 isoform X1: MMGSDSLAQTKPIPIPTQEEDPSSQSTALLAFDTDSSLDSEVKSSPSNRRTSIIFIALILLTCIALSAALAFAFLFYSSSSSSSSSTENKFSRPLKKLEKPVVLLVSSDGFRFGYQFKTPTPNIHRLIQNGTEAEMGLIPVFPSLTFPNHYSIVTGLYPAHHGIINNHFLDPKTGEFFHMASHEPKWWLGEPLWETVVNHGLKAATYFWPGSEVKMGSWDCPEELCMKYNASVAFEDRVDTVLSYFDLPSSEIPVFMTLYFEDPDHQGHHVGPDDPEITEAVARIDRMIGRLIDGLEKRGIFEDVTIIMVGDHGMVGTCDKKLIFLDDLAPWIEIPAEWVWSYSPLLAIHPPPGQSASDVVAKMNEGLESGKIENGKYLKVYLKEELPSRLHYAASDRIPPIIGLIEESFKVEQKRSKRKECGGSHGYDNAIFSMRSIFIGHGPQFGRGKKVPSFENVEIYNLVTSILSLHGAPNNGSSAFPVSILLPRQ, translated from the coding sequence atgatGGGTTCCGATTCATTGGCTCAAACAAAGCCGATTCCAATACCGACCCAAGAAGAAGATCCCTCAAGTCAATCTACGGCTCTACTTGCTTTCGACACTGATTCTTCTTTAGACTCGGAGGTAAAATCATCCCCTTCAAACCGCCGCACTTCCATCATCTTCATCGCTTTGATACTCCTCACTTGCATTGCTCTTTCGGCGGCCCTCGCTTTTGCTTTCCtcttttattcttcttcttcttcttcttcttcttctacagAGAACAAATTCTCTCGTCCTTTGAAGAAACTGGAAAAACCGGTGGTTCTTTTGGTTTCATCCGATGGGTTTCGATTTGGGTACCAATTCAAGACCCCAACACCAAACATCCACCGTTTGATTCAAAACGGGACTGAAGCTGAGATGGGTTTGATTCCTGTTTTCCCTTCTCTTACTTTTCCTAATCATTACTCCATTGTTACTGGTCTTTATCCTGCACATCATGGTATTATAAATAACCATTTTTTGGATCCCAAAACTGGTGAGTTTTTCCATATGGCTAGTCATGAACCCAAGTGGTGGTTAGGTGAGCCACTTTGGGAGACTGTGGTCAATCACGGATTAAAGGCTGCTACCTATTTTTGGCCTGGAAGCGAGGTGAAAATGGGCTCTTGGGATTGTCCTGAAGAGTTGTGTATGAAATATAATGCTTCTGTTGCTTTTGAGGATAGAGTGGATACTGTTTTAAGTTATTTTGACTTGCCTAGTAGTGAGATCCCTGTGTTCATGACATTGTATTTTGAGGATCCTGATCATCAAGGTCACCATGTTGGACCTGATGATCCCGAGATCACAGAGGCTGTTGCTAGAATCGATAGAATGATTGGGAGGTTGATTGATGGTTTGGAGAAAAGAGGGATTTTTGAGGATGTTACTATAATTATGGTTGGAGACCATGGAATGGTTGGTACATGTGATAAAAAGCTGATTTTCCTTGATGATTTGGCACCTTGGATCGAAATTCCGGCTGAATGGGTTTGGTCTTATAGTCCGTTGCTCGCTATTCATCCACCTCCGGGTCAATCAGCATCGGATGTTGTAGCAAAGATGAATGAAGGACTGGAATCTGGGAAGATTGAGAATGGCAAGTATTTGAAGGTTTACCTTAAGGAAGAGCTACCTAGTCGGCTACATTATGCCGCAAGTGACCGAATTCCTCCCATAATCGGGCTGATCGAGGAGAGCTTTAAGGTGGAACAGAAAAGGAGTAAGCGAAAAGAGTGTGGAGGATCACATGGATATGACAACGCAATTTTCTCCATGAGGAGCATTTTTATTGGTCATGGTCCTCAATTTGGCAGGGGGAAGAAAGTGCCGTCTTTTGAGAATGTTGAGATATATAACTTGGTAACTTCAATTCTCAGTCTACATGGTGCTCCCAACAATGGGTCTTCAGCATTTCCTGTATCTATTCTTTTACCTAGACAGTAA